A segment of the Lolium perenne isolate Kyuss_39 chromosome 3, Kyuss_2.0, whole genome shotgun sequence genome:
TTCAAACACGGTCGTTTTGATCCACGAGGTCAGCACCTTGATAACCATGGCGATGGAGATGCGGTGCTCGATGTACCCATTACCCAAGATGCCAGTCTCTGAAGGCCGCCAACAAAATCTCGTGTAGGTCAACATGCAGACAATGTCATCGTcgatcattttttgttttttttttttcaaatccAGGTTTAAGCAACAGACAAAATAGGAAGTGCTACTGATCTTTCTATGCAGGGGAATGAACAATTATGTTTCTTTATTATTTTGAATATTTTTGTAGATATTTTTCCTCGTCAAACAATTCTCGATATTACATGGATTcttcaaaacgtttttttctttCCATTTTGTACATTAACAAAAACTTAACATACGATTGTTCCATTCCTCTACGGAATAAACTGTTCTTCTTTTGTTACAAGAAGAAAAAAAATCAATGCGATTTCGCGCAAGATGAATAGCCAACTTTAAAGGCTAGTTGCAAAAAACTTTTAGATTCTCAAGTTTTTAAACTTTTCCTTACATTTTGAATTACTCAAAGGTCATGTTGAAATCTGAATTTCAAATTCTAGTGTTGACTTAGGTCGATTTCGATACTATAGTTTAAATTCGATCACTTTGGTTCCTAAAGATAAAGTTCAATATTTCCCTATATATTTAGATACATGCTATGAGTTCGTTACATGAAGAAAATGAATCAGTTTCCTGCACGCCTTCCGAGGTTCTATTCCTAAATGCTGACTATCACACATCTACTCCTAAGTCAGGAGCATCCATAATGTTGGCGTCGTCTACTACTGAAACACCTACACATGAGAAAGAAGTCACCCTGTGACACCACCCCCGCATACCAAGACCACAGTTGTAAAATACCAGTCTCCGACGCATAGTCACCATGCACACAACTTTTAGATGGCACTACTAGAAAATAGGCTATCGTCGACGCACCTAAATAGGTTACCTCCGGCGCACTAGCGCGTGTCGGTGGGAATAGACCGGTGGTAACGCGTTACCACCAGCGCACCTCCTGGTGCGCCGGTAGTAACTCGACTTATCACCGACGCACCAGCCTACTACGTCGGTGGTATATTTTTCAAATTCAAAGAAAAAAGAAGAcaaatctagatctacatctagaTCTCGTCGTGATGTGTTCTTCAAGTTCTTCATAGTGGGTCATCGGACGGAGGTCGCCGACGAGCTTGAGGAGGTGACTACCGTTGAGGTTGAGGAGATGGTCACCGGAGGGAGGTCCCGACAAGGTTGAGAAGGTGATCACCGGAGGGAGGCCCCGACGAGGTTGAGAAGGTTGTGACCGGAGGAAGCTCGCCGTCTTGGGGAGGTACTCGCCGGATGGAGGTCACTGGGCTGAGGAGGTGCTTGCCGGATGGAGGTCACTAGGTTGAGGGGGTGCTTGCcaggtggaggaggacgaggagtgtaacatccctgtttagcaaaccctaattaggaaatgtttgtgcattcatgagcatcatctaaaatgcattaagaaaaaatttaaaaacatgTGGCACCCccaggatcagggttagacaaataccagatcttcgtctgacataagcctaacctagagctcgagagactatagTGCGAGAatcgagaatcggtaacacaacagtgactctaagactcaagaagtaatacaagctcataactgagcaaagaaccaaagtattacaagcagatgtCGGCATACATCAATCAACGAAAGCGAaggtatgctattagacatagcaagatagcaaaaggcctaagaggccaggagcataaggcgacatcccagcccatagattccagactgccacctgggaaccccaagctactcgtcgatgtcgacctggAAACCACCATCTATCGGagcaacttcgtctgaaacaaaagcatgcaaagctgagtacaaggactcagcaagacttagtacaaccttttagcaaagcgggtatgcgggctttctgtagatGTTCTTTtacgtaaagccaattttcctttgtaaaacaagagggagaagaaactcaactactcagaacctttaaaaggggataagagagcgatatctctagctctattgatcatcatataatatccaccaatcttcatcatctcgaaccactatcctcgaataccccctcaacaccccggagaaggtatccgtaacaCACATTgatgtttgccaagttttacgattagattaaagttctctatgatctccacgtctgttcccaagtcgtccgtaaccgtggacacggtttttcgaaaagattcataaccctgcaagGGTGCATAACTTTACCCACAAgtaccaaccgactcttaatgccagatcataagctctcttccttggaaatccGGTAGAGGGTGGTTGACCATGACCTTTACCTTACTGGTGCCTAGACCATGAGTCACAcgataaggattgttccgccgtaacgggtcaagtcccgaagtcggtccttcaggatgtgagccgaggtggctttcaccagaggccgcaacctccatccaccacgaccacgcttacctacATGTTATGCTATGCATCTTTTCACAAACGTTTTCAATGCATATTTCaaaataacgcgcaaactatgtgacacaTGGAATCGACTATGCAAGttagtgacaaggtatcgacttgtcaatgcctacagattgtagactagggttttagtgggaagtagagggcaagtagatctcgagggttcagccgaaaaagtactcgactgctagaaaactagggttgtgttgacaatgaaatcgatcctctctttgtccttcgactcccccttatataggagacgGAGCTGAAGGTTtcatgatgtacaagttacagaaacCGGGAGACTCTTCGAGTTCGTCCCATAATAATTACAAGtcctattcctaatacaactttgTCTTTCCAAAACTAtctcttaattgggcttccgagcttcataaacttcgggtcgtgggccttcagtaaaccccgggtaccttcttcggcaggcccattggggatgcttaTGTCAGTTAGTGagccgagagggtaccataatagggcctcgtgtggttgtacgctcgttcttggttcaagaggcgagaactcggttcctagggtcggcagaaacgaaacaacccaccacatcccaatgtggcatctcgtctgagcctttagtcatgtttaacaacatctctatacttaccacatcAACTTGTCATGCtagtttcatttcattgtaaggctccattccgaagaccggagtagaagcgtaacaaactaagtgtggctaagcataaagatataaaggctctagcgatgcacacatgccaaacctagttatgctaggagcagttgatcaggtatttgaggctacaagggtggaacatgcaatatATAGGATAACTGTAACTATcattaaaagacagttgaatcgtatgcaatatgtaggatcCAGAAGTAAAAGTagttcgaaaccatatatgaaccaggttaggactTGCCTTTGTCCTTGATAAAGAAGTAtggatcttcatagatcttgtgcTTGACCTGTTCGTCGGAGGATAGGATTTGATCATCAGTGTtgttgatcttcatcgtctcgaactcgtgctctatcgatcgtGAAGAAGCAAACACTAGAAATAGACAAATAACATTCaatacatggcataatgcaatgcacatTCAAAGATGATGACATGACAGGTTAATTAGGTAAATTAGGTACTGAACtaaccctaagacatcatcaGTTTAACTGGGGTTCGACGGGACTAGGGTTAGTAGTTCCAGAATCTCAGAGGGGTACAATTAGTTtttctagaaaactagggtttaaAGTTGTTTATCAATGCATAATTTTTCTAATAAaaggtagatctcatttttctgaagattttgatatattatacatatttttctgatttaaaatgaataagttatgaacTTTACAAGTCTTATTTATTTTAAATCATTTCTAGAAAATAATAAAAGTATGACAAGTTAGACCCACTGTGAGCATTTTTAATAATCTGGAAATGATTAAATCCCTGAAGCgcaaaaaatagaaaaaggaaTAGGCCGGCTGACGTCATAATGACGTCAACACGACGTCATCCATGACCTGGGCTTCCAGGTCGACCACGGCCTGGCCGATTGAGCGGCCAGGAGGACGCGCTGCTGCGCGTGTTGGACGCGCGCGAGGCTGGCGAACCTCCTGGgagcggcgccgcccgccaaaGTTCGCCGGAGACGGCTGGCGGCGAGCTCGCGCGGAGGCCAGGGCAGGCTCACGTCGCGGGGCACCTCCAGGGGGAAATAGAGGAGGCAGAGGGTACTGGGAGGACAcccagctcaccaggagcacgttgGAGAAGACGGCGCGGCCGGAGGTGGCCTGGAACGCCGGCGAGAGGCGAAGTCCGGCCGCAGGACGGTGGCTCGATTCAGGCGGAAGGGGGCTCCCCGTTTCGCGCTgctaggcggaggaggaagagggcgaCGGGGCGGAGCTCGTGGCGACATCGGCTTGGCGCAGGGAGGCCctgagcggcggcgacggcgaggttgGCTGGGCTAGGGTTTGCTCGGGCGTGACAcaaagaggaggagagggggaaGGAGGTGGCCGAAAGGGGCTTCTCGCGGCGGCGGATTTTGTAGGCGGTTAGGAGGCGGCGGAAGGCATCCTGGCCGTCGGCGCCATTGACGGCCGCGCGGGCGCCAGACAATTGCCTGCATGCGTGGGGAAGAAGACAAGGGCATATTGCCCATAACCCCCTGGGTTTTTCTAATTTCTCTAGAAACTTTGAAACAACACTAAAACAAATCCCTTTGATAGTTTTGCAACCTTTTGGAGATCCAAATTAACTCAAATATTTTAGGGGAAATATTTTGTGGCCTTCCTAATAATAATTGAAAGTCCACATATTTTTATCTTGAGGTTTTCAAACATTTGAACACATTTCAAATAGAGAAAGACTCGCATAAACCTAGGGTTTCCACTTTAATCtatttgcaaatttttcttaatgcattttagatgatgctcatgaatgcacaaacatttcctaattagggtttgctaaaTAGAGATGTTACAAGGAGAAGGGAAAGAGGAGGAGGGGAAGGgagagaggcggaggaggaggaagaggaggtggaggagaagagAAAGTGAAAGAAGAAGAGGCCTGCGGTGTGGTTTGCATAGGTTATCGCCAGGGCACCAAATATGGTGGTGCGCCCGATGATAATTTTTGaaaaaaatcatcaaaatctaaaacctgaaaaaattTCTGTTTCCTTTTTGATTTTAGGGAATCTAAAAGTTATCAAATTTGCGTCGAtacattttgatataaaaaagtttttttaTCGGAAGTCGTATCAAACAGAAATCCTgttttaccgaaacatgacgctattttgcataatatatcgaaatttATGTTTTTAGATTTTCGTGGAAACTAGATGACATAGCATATGGGCATCTCgaagaattttttttttgaaacttctatcattttcttttatgcCATGATTGTGCGCCGGTGGTAATATTTTTACCCCCAGCGCACTAGGCTCCAATCTTTGGGCTGGCCTAGATCAGGCATACCCTTATTCCCAGCGCACAAATCATTCGCTGTGCTAGCGGTATTTGAGCATCACCGGTGCCCCATAAAATAGGTGCACCGGCGACAAATTTCACCGGCGTGCATATTTTTTGGTGCGCCCGTGGTAACACTAGACATATAGCCTATTTGGTAGTAGTGTGGGCATTGCCACAGAGCGATACCATGAGTGCACGGTCATCATGTACGTTTCAAATTGGCACGACTATGTGAGATGGTACCTCCGGAGCCTAACCAGTTCTCTTCAAACATGGTCACCTTGACCCACGACATCAGCATCTTGATAGTCGTGGCGATGGAGGTGCCATGATCGACGTACTTAAGATGCCAAGCGGTGAAGGTCGCCAATGAACGCTCGAGTAGGTGGACGTGTCAATGATGTCATCCTCaataattttttgttttttcaaatTCAGGTTCAACCAGTGAAAGATAAAAGAAGAAGTGCTACTGCTATTTTCTCCTCGTAAACTTTCACCCCACCATATTAATATAACAACCACGAGAATAaataatttcttttcttttctttcaatGTTTTTTGCTCATGGTTTTGTTGGTCAAAGTATTCCTGAGGTTATAGGATTCGTCAAACTTTCTTTCCATTTTGTACATCAACAAAAAGTTATGTAGAAGCTGTTCCATTACTCtaggaaataaaccattctttggtTGCGTGAACGATCGAATCGAATGAGTACCATAGCGGCCAAGGTCCATAGCCGATACTAAGGGCGTGTTTGTTAGACCGGCTCAGCACAGATATTTCCAACCCAGCCGACTATTTCTTGTTTGGTAGGTCGGGTCGTGTGCCAGTGCCCATCTCATGCGAAAATAAGCCCTCAGTCATGCTAAGTTAGGAAGCTCGAATCCAGCTTCGCAAGGCAACCGAGCTAAGTCCGCCCGGAAAACGGTTCGCGCAAGCGCTTCGGCCTGCGAGGGTCACCGCTCCATCCCATCATTTTTCCCTGTAGCCTAGTCTCGCCAGAGAGCTCTCCTCCTTCAACTTCCTCGCTGCCTCTCACGGCTTCGTCTCGAGGTCCATGTGCGACCATCTTCCGAGCTCTACACCAGCAACTGAACTGGCGGAAGGCCACACCGCCTCTCCCATCCCCCTCCAGCAGCGGAGCAGCTCGTCCTCGCCTCGCGCGAAGCAGGAGGAGTTCTCCACCGACAACCGAGCAGGAGGAGTAGCTCCGCCTCACCGCTCGTGAAGCAGAAGGAGCTGGGCCATCTGGCGGCAACGGCTCCTCTCgccgacggcaggggtggagctCGAGCCCAACATTCACAGGGACCTCATTGCTTTTGTTTTATGTACAGGGACCTGGTCGCTTTTTTATTTTGTACTTAGGAACCGATGCCTTTTTATTTTTGTATGGCATGACTCAAATCATATAGGACACCAAAGAAAATCTCATACGACCTACCAAACACAACACAATAAAACACACTTGTAGGTAGTCAGCATAGGTAGACTCAACTTGTATTAGGTGAGATAAGCcaaccgggctaccaaacacacgaTAAGGGCTTGTTTGGTTACATGTTTTCCCGAGGAGTTCTGCCCATTTTCCGCAGCTAAATAAACCCCGAGCCCAATCAACCCAGATAAGCCCACCACGACGTGCAGTTTGTGGGTCGTTTCCGCGTTCGTCCCCCTCCATCCTTATATGCCGACCAGGTAAGCACCTACAGTCCGTCGCACACCCCCGCACGTGGTGTGGGTGGACTCGGCTAGACATTTTCTTCCTGTTCTTTCTCCTtttcctttccttttcttttttcctttttttatttttttatttaaatttttttttccaattttttcatattttaaaaaGGTTCAAGTTTGGAAAAGTATTCAAATTAAAAATTTGTTCATATAAAAAGTTTGAACAATTTTAGAATTTGAACGAATTTCAAAAACTAAACGAATTTTGAATTTTAAATGAAATTTTCAAAATTTAAACTAATTTCTAAATTTGAATGATTTCTGAATTTTCGAAcacattttgaatttttttcgaatttaaaacaaattttgaattttgaacaaaTTTAAAATCGTACATTTCTAAAATCTAGATATAgagtattttgaaaacataaaaaagaaacagaaaaatattAGTTTAAAAAACATAACtttaaacagaaaaaagaaatagaataaAAAAGGAAAAAGTTTTTCGCTGATGAGCCGCGGCCCAATTAACAGCCGGACAGGGAGGACTCTCTCTGCCCTTTCCTTCTCCTCCTCTGCTCGGCTTCGAGGAATTGAATCTCCTCCGCGCGAAGAACATAGGAACTCTCCATGATCTGCGCGCCCTCGTCTCCCCCGCCCCTGGCCGCTCCTGACAACAGCAAGGTGAGCCCATTCCGTCCCTTTTTGCACCATTCAAAGCAGATCCGTTGAATCCCACCCTTTGGTGCTAGTGATTTCTAAGTTTAGATCGCGCGGTAGTGTTCTGACCTTGTTTTCTCCATGAGCTGAGGCTATAGATTGTAGCTGTTTAGGATGTCGGCTGAGAAGGCTTTCTGTTGGTTTGAGCAGAGTTGTATCTGCACCGTTAGTAAGCATGTCATGCGAATTTGGCTGGATATGTTTCCCTGATAAATCCACTTGCGCCTGTGCTTAGATGTCTGATTTCATACTGAAACCGAACAGCCAGACATGCTAGTGCTTCCATATCTGTATATGAAATCAAAGAGGACATTGATTGCTGTTTTCCTTCTGAATAAACTACTTTGGTATTCTGTGCATTGATCGTTTAACTTTCTGTCAGTCATATATGGATAGCTCCTGCATTTTAGCTGATGTAACCTACCATGATTGATAATACCTTCTTATGTTAGGTATTTTTTTATCTGATAGCTCCATAGCTATTCCCTTATCAATAATGGATGTCATGAATATACTGTTTGATGTTCCTTGGTTGTTGGTTTCAGTTCTAAACTATTGCTTGCAGATACGACCATTGTGCAAGGACTGATTTTGTTGTCATGTCCTTGTGGTGCAGTTCATACCGCCACGTCGCTGGATAAATTGTCCCGGAAGTCAGCTCGACGATTTTAAAGGAGGAAAACCTCGAGTTGCAGGTATGCTCCAATATTATGGATTGGAATAAATTCTGCCATGATCTTTACTGACTTGGGTAACACTTCGGAAAACCTTGAGTTTTAGTTTGGCTGCGGTATTTATAGTTTGTTGATAAATTCTGTAATGATCTTTACTGACTtggttgatttatttggttgctgCAGAAGTGGAGCAAGGGAAATTAAAGGAGAAGGTTAACAGCGTGGTGCTTCCTGAGTCGGATTACAACTGGAGGTTTGGTGTTCTGGCATGTTTCCCAGGTACCTTTCCTGCTGGTCCTTGTCGAAGCAGTTGGTATGATAATATCCTTGAAAATGGTCTTCGCTAACCGCTATCAAGGAAACAAATTAAGCTGGATTGAAGTTTTGTCAAATGAACTGATGATTGTAGTTCAGCCTAGCCCACAGTTCTGTTGTAGCTTTACTTTGTATGTTTATGCTTGCTGCTTGTTTGTTTGCTTGCAAAACTAAACTGAAGGTCGTTCTTGTTGTATTATTAAACGCGATGCCACTCATGTCCAGTTCTAAATATTGGGACCTTAAATTAAATTACTCTAATTGTATCACCAGATTTTATTGTAGTACTAATTGCATAGAATATGTTAATATAATCCTGCTAGTTCCTTTTTTCCATTTTAGTATCTGCCTATTAGTTCGATATAGACGCTAGCTTGGCTATTATTTAATTCAACCTGTAATTTTCACAATATGCTCAAGTTGAGATTCTGGATTGTTTGCATGATTCAATTCTTCCTTGCCCCGATTATTCGTTAGTCTTTTTTAGTATGGCAGCAGAGAAACAAGCAGCACAGACCTGAGTTTAGGGTACATATGACAAGCTCCAATAATAAATTATAGTACAGTGAATTGTTCGTTTTGAAGAAGCCTTAAGAAGTGTTCCTATTGTTTGGTTGATATGAGCAGGCTCCTATTCTTGTAAGGAAGCCCAAGGCAACGGTGTGTATCACCCTGAACCGATTGAACTGCTGATCATCTTGGAAATGTTATTGTAATACGAAGAGCTCATGTGTTACAGTCTTCCTTATCTAATGCAAGTTGTGTCATGATTTATGAAGAAGCGCCATTTTGTGTTCCTAATTTATTCGGTAGTATTTAGGCTAACTGTTTGTATTTTTCTTGAACTAGATTTGTCATACTCAAATACTCCATTCAGATTGTTAGAGTAGCAAGTACCAGCAATATATTGTTAGATGTTGGATATTTTGGAATTACATGTTAATCTGAACCTGAAACTTTTTCAGTGAAACTGCAGAAGGCTAGGTGGAGGGCGCACACTCGGACGACGGAGGAGCTTCGGTGCTCCGGTGTTGTGGTCGGTGAGGAAGAGGCGGCAGAGGGTGAGCTCTTGTTTGGGATGAAAACGGGAACGTGGCAATGatgccggaatggaaatgggagtggcccgatcttacTTCCCTGCTCTGGTACTAGCCCTCCGCCACCGCGGCCTTGCTCGAGTCCTTCATTGGCAAGCTGTGATGCGGCGCGGCCATTGGAGGGAGCTCTGCATGCCCAGAGCATGGCGACCCCCACGGGAGCCCTCTGACAACAAGCAAGGTTAGGTGGGGTGAACCCCACGGGAGCCCTACGACGGCAAGCGGAGTGGCGGTGGATGGCAGGGAGGACAaagatttgaatttgaattctgaTTTTTCAGGCCTGATTTTAAAGGTTTTGAATTTGTGTGGTTTTTAATTGTGGCCGGAAATTAAAATCATACTATTTGTATCTCCTGATATTGGCATGAAACTGTGTATAAGAACAGAAACATTCGATTTC
Coding sequences within it:
- the LOC127346094 gene encoding uncharacterized protein isoform X1 — its product is MICAPSSPPPLAAPDNSKFIPPRRWINCPGSQLDDFKGGKPRVAEVEQGKLKEKVNSVVLPESDYNWRFGVLACFPVKLQKARWRAHTRTTEELRCSGVVVGEEEAAEGELLFGMKTGTWQ
- the LOC127346094 gene encoding uncharacterized protein isoform X2, translating into MICAPSSPPPLAAPDNSKFIPPRRWINCPGSQLDDFKGGKPRVAEVEQGKLKEKVNSVVLPESDYNWRFGVLACFPEG